From Canis lupus baileyi chromosome 16, mCanLup2.hap1, whole genome shotgun sequence, a single genomic window includes:
- the LIMD2 gene encoding LIM domain-containing protein 2 — translation MFQAAEAAQATPSHEAKGGGGSSTVQRSKSFSLRAQVKESCAACQKTVYPMERLVADKLIFHNSCFCCKHCHTKLSLGSYAALHGEFYCKPHFQQLFKSKGNYDEGFGRKQHKELWAHKEVDPGTKTA, via the exons ATGTTCCAGGCTGCAGAAGCCGCCCAGGCCACCCCCTCTCAT GAAGCCAAAGGCGGCGGTGGCAGCAGCACTGTCCAGCGCTCCAAG TCCTTCAGCCTTCGCGCCCAGGTGAAGGAGAGCTGTGCGGCCTGCCAGAAGACCGTGTACCCCATGGAGCGGCTAGTGGCCGACAAGCTCATTTTCCACAACTCTTGCTTCTGTTGCAAGCACTGTCACACCAAGCTGAG CCTGGGCAGCTACGCGGCACTGCACGGGGAATTTTACTGCAAACCCCACTTTCAGCAGCTGTTTAAGAGCAAAGGCAACTACGACGAGGGCTTTGGCCGGAAGCAGCACAAGGAGCTCTGGGCCCACAAGGAGGTGGACCCTGGCACCAAGACGGCCTGA